From a region of the Halomonas sp. HL-93 genome:
- the nhaD gene encoding sodium:proton antiporter NhaD, which produces MKPPDYHIAGRYSRRAMCLLFAFCCLAVPSLSYAAAGSLDLTRSVAGILCVAIFVLAYALVMAEELLHMRKSKPVLVAAGLIWALVAWVYVQAGLPEEAETAFRETLLEYTELLLFLLVAMTYINAMEERRVFDSLRAWLVRKGFSYRSLFWITGVLAFGISSIANNMTTAMLMCAVVLKVAEGDDRFISLCCINVVVAANAGGAFSPFGDITTLMVWQAGQVAFGEFFKLFVPAVVNFMVPAVIMSCFIRNRKPESLSESVWLKRGARRIVVLFLITVAISVLCHSVLHLPPAMGMMFGLGLLQFFGYYLRRSLPRSLERKRERYSRRGDWKKLEQLGGVVPFDIFSRIARSEWDTLLFFYGVVMCVGGLGFIGYLGLLSETLYGSWNPVWANVVLGLISAVVDNIPVMFAVLSMEPDMSTGNWLLITLTAGVGGSLLSMGSAAGVALMGQARGIYTFARHLRWAPAIMLGYIASILTHVWLNAGLF; this is translated from the coding sequence ATGAAACCACCCGATTACCACATCGCTGGGCGCTATAGCCGCCGAGCGATGTGCCTGTTGTTTGCATTTTGCTGTCTCGCTGTTCCTTCTTTGTCTTATGCCGCTGCCGGATCTCTCGATCTGACCCGCTCCGTCGCAGGTATCCTTTGCGTGGCTATTTTCGTGCTCGCTTATGCATTAGTGATGGCCGAAGAGCTGTTGCACATGCGCAAGTCAAAGCCGGTATTGGTCGCCGCTGGTTTGATTTGGGCATTGGTGGCTTGGGTTTACGTTCAGGCGGGGCTGCCCGAGGAAGCGGAAACGGCGTTTCGCGAAACGCTGCTGGAGTACACCGAACTATTACTGTTTTTGCTGGTGGCGATGACCTATATCAACGCCATGGAAGAACGGCGGGTGTTTGATTCGTTGCGTGCCTGGCTGGTACGCAAGGGGTTTAGCTACCGTAGCCTGTTCTGGATTACCGGTGTTTTAGCGTTTGGTATTTCGTCGATTGCCAACAACATGACCACGGCGATGCTGATGTGCGCCGTGGTACTGAAAGTGGCCGAAGGCGATGACCGCTTTATCAGCCTTTGCTGTATTAACGTGGTGGTGGCCGCCAATGCCGGTGGCGCTTTCAGCCCCTTCGGCGATATCACAACGCTGATGGTTTGGCAGGCTGGCCAAGTGGCGTTTGGCGAATTTTTCAAGCTGTTTGTGCCGGCGGTTGTGAATTTCATGGTGCCCGCGGTGATCATGAGTTGTTTTATCCGCAATCGAAAACCGGAATCACTTTCGGAAAGCGTGTGGCTCAAGCGCGGTGCGCGGCGTATCGTCGTGCTGTTCTTAATCACCGTCGCGATATCCGTTCTCTGTCACTCTGTGCTGCATTTACCCCCCGCCATGGGCATGATGTTTGGCCTTGGTCTGCTGCAGTTCTTTGGCTATTACCTGCGCCGCAGCTTGCCGCGCTCCCTTGAACGCAAGCGTGAACGCTATTCACGCCGCGGCGATTGGAAAAAACTCGAACAGCTGGGCGGTGTGGTCCCCTTCGATATCTTTAGTCGGATTGCCCGTTCCGAGTGGGACACACTGCTATTTTTCTACGGTGTGGTGATGTGTGTGGGTGGTTTAGGTTTCATCGGCTATCTTGGTCTGCTCTCGGAAACGCTTTACGGCAGTTGGAACCCAGTGTGGGCCAACGTGGTGCTGGGGCTGATTTCAGCGGTGGTGGATAACATCCCGGTAATGTTTGCGGTGCTCTCGATGGAGCCTGATATGTCTACAGGTAATTGGCTACTAATTACGCTAACGGCGGGCGTTGGGGGCAGTTTACTATCGATGGGCTCTGCCGCGGGTGTTGCGCTCATGGGGCAGGCCCGGGGCATCTATACCTTTGCCCGACATCTGCGTTGGGCACCGGCCATTATGCTGGGCTATATCGCCAGTATTTTGACCCATGTTTGGTTAAATGCAGGGCTTTTTTAG
- a CDS encoding CBS domain-containing protein: MNQMTFSPKPLIQLGSTPSLVVPKKQPLSPSSPATSVLTDFSQVLPQWIEVDTPVDQAHQKMRYAGVRLLFVMDSHDHCIGVITAKELIGKRRINIAMQQRQLSREDVTVEMVMTPWHKLSAMPFNQLSSLSIEDLVLSMESFTDQHLLIIEHNDRHEPSIRGIISATDIQAAIGKAITSIPMAQSFADICKVVTGHDI, from the coding sequence ATGAACCAAATGACATTTTCACCCAAACCCTTAATTCAATTAGGGTCGACCCCGTCGCTGGTCGTACCGAAAAAGCAGCCATTATCGCCGAGTAGCCCTGCCACGAGTGTTCTGACCGATTTTAGCCAAGTACTTCCCCAGTGGATTGAGGTAGATACGCCGGTTGATCAGGCTCATCAAAAAATGCGCTACGCGGGGGTGCGGTTGCTGTTTGTTATGGATAGCCATGACCACTGCATTGGCGTGATCACGGCTAAAGAATTAATTGGCAAAAGACGCATCAACATTGCCATGCAGCAACGCCAATTAAGCCGAGAAGACGTGACGGTCGAAATGGTCATGACACCCTGGCATAAGTTAAGCGCTATGCCATTTAACCAGCTGTCATCGCTTAGCATTGAGGATTTAGTGCTGTCGATGGAAAGCTTTACGGATCAACACTTGCTGATTATCGAGCATAATGATCGCCACGAGCCCAGCATTCGCGGCATTATTTCAGCAACCGATATTCAAGCGGCCATTGGTAAGGCAATCACTAGCATACCGATGGCGCAAAGCTTTGCTGATATTTGTAAGGTCGTGACCGGGCACGATATTTGA
- a CDS encoding ATP-binding protein: MSSIRYRTLTLVLLVFGLSTLVIGMISYHYAAHQISELSDARLAQHARFLEGMIQSPELSDQRSEVLSNLENALKRSEPADSFNGHRYSSQLAFKLWEEDQLLLSSSDAPDIKPSQQTTGYSDLTIDQQAWRIYGLNNANTDQRIIVGERENTRGELIRSVALRTLLPELIGLPMVALLLWWCIGWGLAPLSRMAEQTRARGPHNLQPVSLTSLPQELTPIAGALNQLLERIRQIRIREERFIADAAHELRTPLAVLDLHAQNALSTDSREDREEALNHLRDGVTRATRVVSQLLALARLAPETELQRHYRPSNLLTEARETLAELSPLAAERQQQVTLHADESLDWHMQTEPGAVETVLQNIVGNAFQHTPNNGVIDIALSATTHHVTLCVDDQGPGIPEQAYSRVRERFQRAGPGAGAGLGLSIVDRVVKRHNGEFTMTNAPQGGLRVRITLQRFPSQSFS; this comes from the coding sequence ATGAGCTCGATTCGATACCGCACCCTCACATTGGTGCTGCTGGTCTTCGGCCTCAGCACACTGGTGATTGGCATGATTAGCTATCATTATGCCGCGCATCAAATAAGCGAGCTTTCCGATGCCCGGCTTGCGCAACATGCGCGCTTTCTCGAAGGAATGATTCAATCACCTGAACTGAGTGACCAGCGTAGCGAGGTGCTGAGCAATCTTGAAAATGCGTTAAAGCGTTCTGAACCAGCCGATTCTTTCAACGGACACCGCTACTCAAGCCAGCTTGCCTTTAAACTATGGGAAGAAGATCAGCTATTGCTAAGCTCTTCTGATGCCCCTGATATAAAACCCAGCCAGCAAACCACTGGCTATTCTGACCTCACTATTGATCAGCAGGCATGGCGGATTTATGGCCTGAATAACGCAAATACGGATCAGCGGATTATCGTTGGTGAGCGCGAAAATACCCGTGGGGAACTGATTCGTTCGGTCGCCCTACGTACCTTATTACCCGAGCTTATAGGGTTACCCATGGTGGCCTTACTGTTGTGGTGGTGCATCGGCTGGGGGCTCGCGCCGTTGTCGCGAATGGCCGAGCAGACACGCGCTCGCGGGCCGCATAACCTTCAGCCCGTGTCACTCACATCACTCCCCCAAGAGTTAACGCCGATTGCCGGCGCATTAAATCAATTGCTGGAGCGTATCCGTCAGATACGCATACGCGAAGAACGTTTTATTGCCGATGCCGCCCACGAATTACGCACCCCGCTCGCCGTGTTGGATCTGCATGCGCAAAATGCGTTAAGCACCGATAGCCGTGAAGATCGTGAAGAGGCGCTTAATCACCTCCGCGATGGCGTTACCCGCGCCACCCGTGTGGTCAGCCAGTTGCTTGCACTGGCCCGTTTAGCGCCTGAAACCGAGCTACAACGCCACTACCGCCCATCCAACTTGCTCACCGAGGCGCGTGAAACCCTCGCCGAACTCTCGCCCCTGGCCGCAGAGCGCCAACAGCAGGTGACCTTGCATGCCGACGAATCGCTGGACTGGCATATGCAAACAGAGCCCGGTGCCGTTGAAACCGTGTTGCAAAATATTGTGGGTAATGCTTTTCAGCACACACCCAATAATGGCGTTATCGATATCGCTTTAAGCGCAACCACTCACCACGTCACACTCTGTGTGGATGATCAGGGCCCGGGTATCCCGGAACAGGCTTACTCACGGGTGAGAGAGCGTTTCCAACGTGCCGGGCCCGGCGCTGGAGCAGGTTTAGGGTTATCCATTGTTGACCGCGTCGTTAAGCGCCATAACGGCGAATTCACCATGACAAACGCTCCCCAGGGCGGCTTACGTGTTCGTATTACGCTTCAACGCTTCCCTTCTCAATCCTTCTCTTAG
- a CDS encoding response regulator transcription factor, which translates to MRILLVEDDASLASGIRLALKPEGYTVDHLSDGVSARSTLLEGVPFDAVILDLGLPRLDGIAVLKAVRLQGSQIPILVLTARDAINERIAGLDAGADDYLIKPFDVTELTARLRALLRRSQGQTSTLLECQGVLLNPITLKVSYQGQEVALSRRELTLLQEFMSHPGRVFTRDTLAQLVYGWDEDVESNAIEVHIHHLRRKFSPHVIRTVRGIGYVMDKSG; encoded by the coding sequence ATGCGCATTCTACTGGTAGAGGACGATGCAAGTTTGGCGTCCGGAATACGCTTGGCGCTTAAGCCTGAAGGGTACACGGTTGACCATCTCAGCGATGGAGTGAGTGCCCGTTCAACACTGCTGGAAGGTGTTCCCTTCGATGCCGTAATACTCGATCTGGGGCTACCCCGCCTGGATGGCATCGCCGTACTCAAAGCCGTTCGCCTTCAAGGTAGCCAAATACCGATCCTTGTGCTGACCGCCCGGGATGCGATTAATGAGCGCATAGCTGGTTTGGATGCAGGTGCCGACGATTATTTAATCAAACCATTTGATGTCACCGAACTCACCGCCCGCCTTCGAGCGCTACTTCGGCGCAGCCAAGGTCAAACCAGCACGCTGTTGGAGTGCCAAGGGGTACTGCTTAATCCAATCACCCTCAAGGTGAGTTATCAAGGCCAAGAGGTCGCGCTTTCGCGCCGCGAACTGACATTATTACAGGAATTTATGAGCCATCCTGGGCGTGTTTTCACTCGTGATACCCTAGCCCAGTTGGTGTATGGATGGGATGAAGATGTCGAAAGTAATGCCATTGAAGTCCATATTCATCACTTGAGGCGCAAGTTTTCCCCCCATGTCATACGCACAGTGCGTGGCATTGGTTACGTGATGGATAAATCCGGATGA
- a CDS encoding GNAT family N-acetyltransferase: protein MTDTFKITLCPPNLRREALLHLAKAQSPDGQKALTKALKPMLGGPETAWQSLWVSQVDGHINGVIWVQRLPLNMAQLWLPNVEGDHINALIETARQWVVAQRLTLCHIELSPDATHQRAQLLGHGMQPLVSLRCLKATVNQRFPTTASDTRLRWVPWDQLSPAQQHALLTAVGHGSLDCRLLRDILSVDDLSAGFYQQDTSAPAHWYALYVAESPSPIGALLLAPRREINRWELMLMGLVPKWRGHGLGGHILNHALALAQQAGASELLLSVDHENHPAVNLYTRTGFSEYAQQHVLAWRG from the coding sequence ATGACCGATACTTTTAAGATTACCCTATGCCCACCGAACCTACGTCGCGAGGCGCTTTTGCATCTGGCGAAGGCGCAATCGCCGGATGGTCAAAAAGCACTGACTAAGGCGCTAAAGCCCATGTTGGGTGGTCCGGAAACGGCATGGCAGAGCTTATGGGTGAGTCAGGTTGATGGGCATATCAACGGGGTTATTTGGGTGCAGCGGCTACCGTTGAATATGGCGCAACTGTGGCTGCCCAACGTCGAAGGTGATCACATAAATGCGTTGATCGAGACGGCCCGGCAATGGGTGGTAGCGCAGCGTTTAACGCTGTGTCACATCGAGCTATCGCCGGACGCTACTCATCAGCGAGCACAATTGCTCGGCCATGGGATGCAACCGCTTGTATCGCTACGCTGTTTAAAAGCCACAGTGAATCAGCGTTTTCCTACCACAGCTTCCGACACAAGGCTGCGCTGGGTACCATGGGACCAGCTTAGCCCCGCGCAGCAGCATGCGTTATTAACAGCGGTGGGGCACGGCTCCTTGGATTGCCGTTTATTGCGCGACATATTATCGGTCGATGATCTATCAGCTGGATTCTATCAGCAAGATACATCCGCGCCCGCGCATTGGTATGCGCTTTACGTGGCAGAATCGCCGTCGCCCATTGGCGCTTTACTATTGGCGCCGCGCCGCGAGATTAACCGCTGGGAACTGATGTTGATGGGATTGGTACCTAAATGGCGAGGCCACGGCCTGGGTGGGCATATTCTCAATCATGCCTTGGCGCTCGCTCAGCAGGCCGGAGCCTCTGAGCTATTGCTTTCGGTGGACCATGAAAATCACCCGGCGGTAAACCTCTACACGCGCACTGGTTTCAGCGAATATGCACAGCAGCACGTGTTGGCGTGGCGCGGCTAA
- a CDS encoding c-type cytochrome, with product MSGSGALADTSRETITERLAPIGSVCLQGQSCGTQAAEEEAESNAQSGDGDLDGQALYSSTGCAACHDSGTAGAPALGDTEAWSARLEQGTEDLYQSVFDGKGAMPARGGSSASDEEIQAVVDYMVAEAE from the coding sequence ATGAGCGGTTCAGGCGCATTGGCCGATACCTCGCGTGAGACGATTACAGAACGATTAGCGCCGATAGGAAGCGTTTGCTTACAGGGCCAATCCTGCGGTACCCAAGCGGCGGAAGAAGAAGCCGAAAGCAATGCGCAAAGCGGTGACGGTGATCTGGATGGCCAAGCGCTCTATAGCAGCACCGGCTGTGCAGCATGTCACGACAGTGGCACGGCTGGCGCCCCCGCGTTAGGCGATACCGAAGCCTGGTCCGCCCGGTTGGAACAGGGAACCGAAGACCTCTATCAAAGCGTGTTTGATGGTAAAGGTGCCATGCCAGCGCGCGGCGGTAGCAGCGCCTCCGATGAAGAGATTCAGGCGGTCGTTGACTACATGGTCGCAGAGGCGGAGTGA
- the rep gene encoding DNA helicase Rep → MNPSIAQRIKGLNPRQQEAVRYIDGPCLVLAGAGSGKTSVITTKIAYLVQECGMSARKIAAVTFTNKAAREMKERVGQMLKGKEGHGLTVSTFHTLGLNIIRGELKTLGYKPGFSLFDPEDAKALLRDLMNKDAQVDAEQINAVQSKISQWKNDLLLPSDALSFAADDDEHFAARVYEAYVRHLKAYNAVDFDDLILLPVVLLQRDPEALARWRRKIHYMLVDEYQDTNVSQYLLVKLLMAERATFTVVGDDDQSIYAWRGARPENLITLGEDFPRLKVVKLEQNYRSTGTILRAANTLIANNPHVYEKTLWSDMGDGASIRVVVNRHEEAEAERVASEIFTRRIKENASWRDFAVLYRGNFQARLLELKLQHYQIPYKLSGGTSFFSRNEIKDAMAYLRLLINPADDNAFLRIVNVPRREIGPGTLEKLANYATERSISLFAACHELGLEQTLPTRAVERLSRFTHFIDGVRKRMDQGDAIAAIRDMLRDMDYEAWLYQNASAPTVAERRMANVWILIDQLEKSLNRDPEDDTASEATETDGVEAAISRLVLRDILEQQAEEDDSDRVQLLTMHASKGLEFPHVYLMGLEEDLLPHRNAIEMGTVEEERRLAYVGITRARRTLTLTLARQRKAYGELMDCQPSRFLDELPAEDLEWEGRADKEDPEKKQARGQDAIAGLRSLLG, encoded by the coding sequence ATGAACCCCAGCATCGCCCAACGCATTAAAGGGCTAAACCCCCGCCAGCAGGAAGCGGTGCGCTATATTGATGGCCCCTGTTTGGTCTTGGCGGGCGCAGGGTCGGGTAAAACCAGCGTGATCACCACCAAAATCGCTTACCTGGTGCAAGAGTGCGGGATGAGCGCACGCAAGATTGCCGCGGTGACGTTTACTAACAAGGCCGCCCGCGAGATGAAAGAGCGCGTGGGTCAAATGCTCAAGGGCAAAGAAGGCCACGGGCTAACGGTCTCCACCTTTCACACCCTGGGGCTGAATATTATTCGCGGCGAGCTAAAAACCCTGGGCTACAAACCCGGGTTTTCACTCTTCGACCCGGAAGACGCGAAGGCACTACTGCGCGACCTGATGAATAAAGACGCCCAGGTAGACGCCGAACAGATCAACGCGGTGCAAAGCAAAATCTCCCAGTGGAAGAACGATCTCTTGCTGCCCAGCGACGCACTCTCGTTTGCCGCAGATGACGATGAGCACTTTGCCGCCCGGGTGTACGAGGCCTATGTACGCCATCTGAAAGCCTACAATGCGGTGGATTTTGACGACCTGATTCTGCTGCCGGTGGTGCTGCTGCAGCGTGACCCCGAAGCACTGGCCCGCTGGCGGCGCAAAATCCACTATATGCTGGTGGATGAGTACCAGGACACCAACGTATCCCAGTATCTGCTGGTGAAGCTCCTCATGGCCGAGCGAGCCACCTTTACCGTGGTCGGCGACGACGACCAGTCGATCTACGCCTGGCGCGGTGCACGGCCGGAAAATCTGATTACCCTGGGCGAGGACTTCCCGCGTTTAAAAGTGGTCAAGCTCGAGCAGAACTACCGCTCTACCGGCACGATTTTGCGCGCTGCCAATACGCTGATTGCCAATAATCCCCACGTGTATGAAAAAACCCTATGGTCGGACATGGGCGACGGTGCGTCCATTCGAGTGGTCGTCAATCGCCACGAGGAAGCTGAAGCAGAGCGAGTGGCCAGCGAGATATTTACTCGTCGTATTAAAGAGAACGCCTCGTGGCGTGACTTTGCCGTGCTTTACCGCGGTAATTTTCAGGCGCGGCTGTTGGAACTCAAGCTACAGCACTACCAAATTCCCTATAAGCTTTCCGGCGGCACGTCGTTTTTCTCGCGTAACGAGATCAAGGACGCCATGGCCTACCTAAGGCTGCTGATTAATCCCGCCGACGACAACGCCTTTTTACGCATTGTGAACGTACCACGCCGCGAAATCGGCCCCGGCACATTGGAAAAGCTGGCCAACTATGCCACGGAGCGTTCGATTTCGCTGTTTGCCGCCTGCCATGAGCTCGGGTTGGAACAGACCCTGCCCACCCGAGCGGTCGAGCGGCTATCGCGCTTCACCCACTTTATCGACGGCGTACGCAAGCGCATGGACCAGGGCGATGCGATTGCCGCCATTCGCGATATGCTGCGGGATATGGACTACGAGGCATGGCTGTATCAGAACGCCAGCGCGCCCACCGTCGCCGAGCGACGCATGGCCAACGTGTGGATATTGATCGACCAGTTGGAAAAGTCGCTCAACCGCGACCCGGAAGACGATACAGCGTCTGAAGCTACCGAAACCGATGGTGTGGAAGCAGCAATCTCCCGCCTGGTGCTGCGCGATATTTTAGAGCAGCAGGCCGAAGAGGATGACTCTGATCGCGTGCAACTACTCACCATGCACGCGTCAAAAGGGCTGGAGTTTCCCCATGTGTATTTAATGGGCTTGGAAGAAGACCTGCTACCCCACCGCAACGCCATTGAAATGGGCACGGTGGAGGAGGAACGTCGCCTGGCCTACGTGGGGATTACCCGGGCGCGACGCACGCTAACGCTGACGCTTGCCCGCCAGCGCAAAGCCTACGGTGAACTGATGGATTGCCAGCCCAGCCGCTTTTTAGACGAGTTACCCGCTGAAGATCTGGAATGGGAAGGCCGAGCAGATAAAGAAGACCCGGAGAAGAAACAGGCGCGGGGGCAAGATGCCATTGCCGGGCTGCGTTCTTTACTAGGCTGA
- a CDS encoding tRNA (cytidine(34)-2'-O)-methyltransferase, producing the protein MFEIALFEPRMAPNTGNIMRLVANNGCRLHLIEPLGFDLEEKKLRRAGLDYRDLANVTRHADFTAFQSAMQGRTIWAITTQGTRAHSDAPFAPGDVLLFGSETAGLSPEVHAALPAEQKLRIPMQPNNRSLNLSNAVAIVSYEAWRQQDYAGALSI; encoded by the coding sequence ATGTTTGAAATTGCGTTATTCGAGCCACGAATGGCACCCAATACGGGCAACATTATGCGCCTGGTGGCCAACAACGGCTGCCGGTTACACCTGATCGAACCGCTGGGCTTTGACCTCGAAGAGAAAAAGCTACGCCGCGCCGGGTTAGATTACCGCGATTTGGCCAACGTCACCCGCCATGCCGATTTTACGGCCTTTCAAAGCGCCATGCAGGGACGCACCATCTGGGCGATTACCACTCAAGGCACTCGCGCCCACAGCGACGCACCCTTTGCCCCAGGCGATGTACTGCTGTTTGGCTCGGAAACCGCCGGGCTTTCGCCGGAGGTGCACGCGGCGTTGCCTGCCGAACAAAAACTGCGCATTCCCATGCAGCCTAATAATCGCAGCCTCAACCTCTCTAACGCCGTGGCCATCGTCAGCTATGAAGCCTGGCGCCAGCAAGACTACGCTGGCGCGCTCTCCATTTAA
- the pyrE gene encoding orotate phosphoribosyltransferase has protein sequence MATTLQPYQRDFIAFAIEQGVLKFGEFTLKSGRVSPYFFNAGLFQTGRALAKLGRFYAQAIVDSDLKADVLFGPAYKGIPLAAVTAAALADHHDRDMPYAFNRKEAKSHGEGGTIVGAPLAGDILIIDDVITAGTAIREVMSLIEQNGARAGGVIIALDRQERGQGEHSAIQEVQSQYAMPVVSIVTLEQVLTYLEQHAGGEMLAYADAVRAYRDRYGIAT, from the coding sequence GTGGCCACCACTCTACAACCCTACCAGCGCGATTTCATTGCTTTTGCCATTGAGCAGGGCGTACTCAAGTTCGGTGAATTCACGCTTAAATCCGGACGTGTAAGTCCTTACTTCTTTAATGCGGGCCTGTTTCAGACCGGCCGCGCGTTGGCCAAGCTGGGGCGCTTCTATGCCCAGGCGATTGTCGATAGCGACCTGAAGGCCGACGTGCTGTTTGGCCCAGCTTACAAAGGCATTCCCCTGGCGGCGGTGACTGCCGCCGCATTGGCCGATCACCACGACCGCGACATGCCCTACGCGTTTAACCGTAAAGAGGCCAAAAGCCACGGCGAAGGCGGCACCATTGTCGGAGCACCGCTTGCCGGTGATATTCTGATTATTGATGATGTAATTACCGCGGGCACCGCCATACGCGAAGTGATGAGCCTGATTGAACAGAACGGCGCCCGTGCAGGTGGTGTGATCATTGCCTTGGACCGCCAGGAGCGCGGCCAGGGCGAACACAGCGCGATTCAGGAAGTGCAGTCACAATACGCCATGCCGGTGGTCAGTATCGTCACACTAGAGCAAGTGCTTACTTACCTTGAACAGCATGCCGGTGGTGAGATGTTGGCCTACGCCGACGCCGTGCGGGCTTACCGCGACCGCTACGGTATCGCCACCTGA
- a CDS encoding exodeoxyribonuclease III, which yields MKIASINVNGIRDAVDRGFLDWLAQQDADVVCVQNIKAKSFELDDHILYPEGYEGYFLDAEEDGFSGVGLYCRKIPKAIMYGLGFPQCDHEGRFLQADYDRFSIATFLMPDGSDQKAKQAFMEQYQEYLTKMSRKRREYIICGTWNIAHKTVDLANWSDNQLTPGFRPEERAWMDQVLGPTGFIDTFREINRDAGEYTWWPKLDQDVPRERQEGWRIDYQLVGPNFRRHVVDAWIDYDATFSEFAPLIIEYDLAL from the coding sequence ATGAAAATTGCCAGCATCAATGTCAATGGTATACGTGATGCCGTCGACCGTGGCTTCCTGGACTGGCTGGCTCAGCAGGATGCCGACGTGGTCTGCGTGCAGAACATCAAGGCAAAAAGTTTTGAACTGGACGACCATATTCTCTATCCGGAGGGCTACGAAGGCTACTTCCTGGATGCCGAAGAAGATGGCTTTTCCGGTGTGGGGCTGTACTGCCGTAAAATCCCCAAGGCGATTATGTACGGCCTGGGGTTCCCTCAGTGTGACCATGAAGGGCGCTTTCTGCAGGCGGACTATGACCGCTTCAGTATTGCCACTTTCCTGATGCCTGACGGGAGCGACCAAAAAGCCAAGCAGGCGTTTATGGAGCAATACCAGGAATATCTCACGAAGATGTCGCGCAAACGCCGCGAATACATCATTTGTGGTACCTGGAATATTGCTCATAAAACTGTCGACCTGGCTAACTGGTCAGACAATCAGCTCACTCCGGGTTTCCGCCCCGAAGAGCGCGCCTGGATGGATCAGGTGCTTGGCCCAACCGGGTTTATCGACACCTTCCGCGAGATCAATCGAGATGCGGGCGAATACACGTGGTGGCCAAAGCTTGACCAAGACGTGCCCCGTGAGCGCCAGGAAGGGTGGCGGATCGACTACCAGTTAGTCGGCCCCAACTTCCGCCGCCACGTGGTCGACGCGTGGATCGATTACGATGCGACATTCTCCGAGTTCGCCCCTCTGATCATTGAGTATGATCTAGCGCTCTAA
- the rph gene encoding ribonuclease PH, translating into MRPDVVRPSGREADQLRDIRITRDYTRHAEGSVLVEFGDTKVLCNASVEAGVPRWLRGKNQGWITAEYGMLPRATHSRSGREATRGKQGGRTLEIQRLIGRSLRAAVNLKKLGEFTITVDCDVIQADGGTRTAAITGGCVALVDAIRYLQREKKIKGDPFKQLVSAISVGIYKGVPVLDLDYPEDSKADTDLNVVMTESGELIEVQGTAEAGAFNRTELNAMLDLAEKAGEELREKQREALGIRG; encoded by the coding sequence ATGCGTCCTGATGTTGTTCGCCCGAGCGGTCGTGAAGCCGACCAGCTGCGTGATATTCGCATAACCCGTGATTACACCCGCCATGCGGAAGGCTCTGTACTGGTGGAGTTTGGCGATACCAAGGTGCTGTGTAATGCGAGCGTGGAAGCAGGCGTACCGCGCTGGCTGCGCGGCAAAAATCAGGGTTGGATTACCGCCGAGTACGGCATGTTGCCCCGCGCGACCCACTCACGCAGCGGCCGCGAAGCGACTCGCGGTAAGCAAGGCGGTCGTACGTTGGAAATTCAGCGTTTGATTGGCCGCAGCCTGCGCGCCGCGGTGAATTTGAAAAAACTCGGCGAGTTCACCATTACCGTGGATTGCGATGTCATCCAGGCCGATGGCGGCACCCGCACCGCAGCAATCACCGGCGGCTGCGTGGCGTTGGTGGATGCGATTCGTTACCTGCAGCGTGAGAAAAAGATCAAAGGCGACCCCTTCAAGCAGTTGGTGAGTGCCATTTCGGTGGGCATTTATAAAGGCGTGCCGGTGCTGGATCTGGACTATCCAGAAGACAGCAAGGCCGATACCGATCTGAATGTGGTGATGACCGAAAGCGGCGAACTGATCGAAGTACAAGGCACCGCCGAAGCGGGCGCATTTAACCGTACTGAGCTAAATGCCATGCTCGATCTCGCTGAGAAAGCAGGCGAGGAGCTACGCGAAAAGCAGCGCGAGGCGCTGGGTATCCGCGGGTAA